Proteins from a single region of Sinorhizobium alkalisoli:
- a CDS encoding BA14K family protein, translated as MRTPAIIGLVLAIAGTGTGPAPAQDCPSGTCIDNRHELFIEREYRDFLQQRYPNYGARYRGMAPDISIGPGATVGGPLPRPRRRIEDFAKAHLRWCRERYISYRAYDNTFQPFEGPRRPCNSPYN; from the coding sequence GTGAGGACGCCGGCAATCATCGGCCTGGTATTGGCGATCGCAGGAACGGGGACCGGTCCTGCGCCGGCACAGGACTGCCCCTCCGGCACCTGTATCGACAACCGTCATGAGCTGTTCATCGAACGGGAGTACCGCGATTTCCTGCAGCAACGATATCCGAATTACGGCGCACGCTACCGCGGCATGGCTCCCGATATCAGCATAGGTCCGGGGGCGACGGTTGGCGGTCCCTTGCCAAGGCCACGGCGCAGGATAGAGGATTTCGCCAAGGCCCATCTGCGTTGGTGCCGCGAGCGCTACATTTCCTACCGGGCTTACGACAATACGTTCCAACCCTTCGA
- a CDS encoding BA14K family protein → MKRLAIFALSLATALSGVPPAMAFPIVPTAKTQAADVQRVQFSYERGENNANDRCRNPGSCRRWYRDRGHRYDRDRRHRYSYRDRYRHRHHHRGSNFGAVIGGLAAGALIGGVLAQPRYYGGGGSSHTRWCYARYRSYRAYDNTFQPYNGPRRACISPYL, encoded by the coding sequence ATGAAGAGGTTAGCAATTTTTGCCCTGTCGCTGGCAACCGCCTTGAGCGGCGTTCCGCCAGCGATGGCATTTCCAATCGTGCCGACGGCCAAAACGCAGGCCGCGGACGTTCAGCGCGTGCAGTTCTCTTACGAGCGCGGCGAGAACAACGCGAACGACCGTTGCCGCAATCCGGGCTCCTGCCGCCGCTGGTATCGCGACCGGGGTCATCGCTACGACCGCGATCGCCGCCACCGCTACAGCTACCGTGATCGGTACCGTCACCGTCATCACCACCGCGGCAGCAATTTCGGCGCGGTCATCGGCGGCCTGGCGGCCGGCGCTCTCATAGGTGGCGTGCTGGCGCAGCCGCGCTATTACGGTGGAGGCGGCAGTTCGCATACGCGCTGGTGCTACGCGCGCTATCGCTCGTATCGCGCCTACGACAACACGTTCCAGCCCTATAACGGGCCGCGGAGGGCGTGCATCTCGCCCTATCTGTGA
- a CDS encoding helix-turn-helix domain-containing protein has protein sequence MENSQSARQQRHYRAVRERLVRAGDGGGRSAAMAELRFELSELTADNATKARRIATLEADLADAEARLLAQAKALLGGRQSDGVDSDRTEERPSIDTIVADVLADFPGVSWEDVISVRRERRLVKPRHACMRAVYESRPDLSLPRIGRIFRRDHTTVLAVVKATTGHSD, from the coding sequence ATGGAGAATTCGCAAAGTGCAAGGCAGCAGCGGCATTATCGGGCGGTGCGCGAACGGCTGGTCCGCGCCGGAGACGGCGGAGGCCGATCGGCCGCGATGGCGGAACTTCGGTTCGAGCTTTCGGAACTCACCGCCGACAACGCAACCAAGGCGCGCCGGATCGCTACGCTGGAGGCTGATCTTGCCGATGCGGAGGCGCGCCTGTTGGCGCAGGCGAAAGCGCTGCTGGGGGGGCGGCAATCGGATGGTGTCGATTCGGACCGGACCGAGGAAAGACCATCCATCGACACGATCGTTGCCGACGTGCTCGCGGATTTTCCGGGCGTGAGCTGGGAGGACGTCATCAGCGTCCGCCGCGAACGCCGGCTGGTGAAGCCCCGGCATGCCTGCATGCGGGCGGTCTACGAAAGCCGCCCGGACCTGTCGTTGCCCCGCATCGGCCGCATCTTCCGGCGGGATCACACGACAGTGCTTGCCGTGGTGAAAGCCACGACCGGTCACTCTGATTAA
- a CDS encoding S24 family peptidase — MSEKADRLRQARISAGFRFASDAANALGIVASTYRAHENGQNDFDLDEADFYGRKFNVDPYWLMRGAGHTQTNGGSAPSAHPVEVEEPNATIGASVLGKSKKIPVFGQAVGGVDGEFLMNGSVLFEVLAPPVLSDISEAYAVCVSGESMSPRYEDGEICFVDPGRRVKKGDYVIAQIRLEEDGALLAYVKKFVRHNNSELVLEQFNPAKELRFDARTVHSVHYIALAGNA; from the coding sequence ATGAGCGAAAAAGCTGACAGGTTGCGCCAGGCGCGCATTAGTGCGGGCTTCCGTTTTGCCTCCGATGCGGCGAACGCCCTCGGCATCGTCGCCTCCACCTATCGGGCCCACGAGAATGGCCAGAACGACTTCGACCTCGACGAAGCCGACTTTTATGGGCGCAAGTTCAACGTCGACCCTTACTGGCTCATGCGCGGGGCTGGCCACACTCAGACGAATGGCGGTTCGGCGCCCTCTGCCCATCCGGTGGAAGTCGAAGAACCGAACGCGACGATTGGCGCCAGCGTGCTCGGCAAAAGCAAGAAAATTCCCGTCTTCGGCCAGGCCGTTGGCGGTGTTGACGGTGAATTCCTGATGAATGGCAGTGTATTGTTCGAAGTCCTGGCGCCGCCGGTTCTCTCCGATATATCCGAGGCTTATGCCGTCTGTGTCTCCGGCGAATCCATGTCTCCGCGCTATGAGGACGGGGAAATCTGCTTCGTCGATCCGGGCCGCCGCGTGAAAAAGGGCGATTACGTCATCGCACAAATTCGCCTCGAGGAAGACGGCGCCCTGCTCGCCTATGTCAAAAAGTTTGTGCGCCACAACAACTCCGAACTCGTGCTCGAGCAGTTCAACCCCGCCAAGGAACTGCGCTTCGACGCCCGCACCGTCCATTCGGTCCACTACATCGCCCTTGCCGGCAACGCCTGA